Below is a window of Tolypothrix bouteillei VB521301 DNA.
TTTTCCAAAAATGTCATCACGCCAACGTAGTTATTGTTAACATGAACCCAACGGCGATCGGCGCATGGTATGCTAGACTCCATCAGCAGTGTTGTACTGTGGAGATTATCTATCAGTAATTTAGTACTTGCTAAGTCCGAATAAACTTGTTCGTGCAGTCCATTTTCATCTAAGATTAGCAACTGAGGAATATTTATGGGCTGGGTGTCATTAAATCGCCTCCAAATTTCCTGCCAAAGCTCGACAGCATTCAAAGGCTTAATATTCAATCCCATTTGATTGGAGAGAAGTTGCTCCCAGCGCCGAAACCCTTCTTTATAAGCAGTCGCGATCGTAGCTTCAGTTTGCTCGTTTCTGACATCTACAAAATCACCTTTGAATTTTAACCACCACTGTTCGCCTCTCGCTAACAGTTTTTCTATCCAATCATTCGTTGCTGTCGCACTTGGTTCAACAGTGTACGTTACATAAACCCGGAGAAATTTTGGTTTGCGGATTCCAGCACGAGTCAGTTCTTTAATACGAGCCCGTTCCGCCATGAGCAAATATTTTATATCAGGTGTTGGAGCGCGTTTTATCAGAGAAGCCAGTTCTTGTTGTCGCTGTTTATCGGAACTAAAAGACCCCATGTGAAAGGTAATTCTTTCTTCCCCAGGGATATCTTTTAAACCAACCTCAATATTATGGCAAATTGTCTCGATTTGATCTGTGGTTAATGTAGTATGAATACCTTGGCATTCAAAGCCAAAAACAAAGCAGAATCGATCTTTTTGAGTGCCCTTTGTCAAAATATAAGCACCAATATCTCTACCATCAAGCGCAACACGTAGCATTGTAGCTAAATGTAAGGCATCTTCAAAAGGTGTGAGTCTACTTTCTCGACCCGCGATGCCTACGCTTTGTTTTCCTATTTTTTCTTTCATAATGAGACTCTAGAAAACTTTTATAACGAGCGGTGCCTCTTGTCCAGGTCGGAACACCTATAAACTTACTCAAAAACCGCCAACTTCTGCCCCCCGTTAATATCCACCAAGTTCCCATACCCCATCCAGCAATTAAGATGGTCCACAACCATTTTTGCCATTCATCTCGGAATGCACCTCCAAAAAAACCGTTAACAATCATGTAGGAGAGAAGGGCAATTATCGTCCAGGGAAAGATTTGATCGGCAGGAATTGGTCCTAAGGAAGGTTGGCTTCCCAGAATTTGGTTGACAGGTCGAAATTCTTTGTCTCGGTCATCAGCCATAACGCATTCTCAAACTTAGCCAATGATAAAAGATGTCAACACATCAGCAATGGTAACAGCAATAACTACCAATAGGGGTGTTCTGGCTACGACTTGCCAATCTTCATCTTTACGAACGGCATTCACAACGCCAATAAGAGCAACAGCAATGTAAAGTAAGTAAAGCGCTCGTATAACATTAAACACCAAGCTCACTGCTGCGGCGGTTCCACTTCCTTGTGGAGACCCCTGAGTTAAATTGTTTTTGAAAAAATTTTCTGCTTTACCAAAAAATTGGGCGGCGGCGGGAACGCTGAAGTAGTCTATCCAAAAGAAGCTAAGAATTGCAGCGATCGCCAGAGTTTGTAAAAAAATTAGCCAATGTCTGGATATACGTGTCTGCTGCCCTATTTGCTGAATAACTGTTGTTGCTAAACCAATGAAAAGCAAGCAAAACAGTAAAACCGGGCTTTTCCAACAAATAACAGTCAAGAAAACAGCACAGGTAAGCAAAAATGGCACAGATGCTAAGAAGTGAGCGCACCAACGTTTCACTCGATAAAATGATTCTTTTTCAAAATTTTTTACAGACATGGACTAACTTTCCCAACCTTTTTATTAGTAACAACTTGTACGCTGCTGCGCCTTTTTGTTAGTCTACCCTTCAAGTCAAGGCAGATCTCTCATCCTGCCAAGTAGCATGGCATTTTTTTTGCTTGTATGTTATTATACATTATTAAAGATAAAATAAGAAAACTGGTAAACAATATAACATACTATCTGAAGAATTTTTTCAGAATGGATCGCCTTGTCTATTCTAAAGCAACTATCCAATAATTTAAGATGGAAGACAGAAGCATTGGATATAGAATCAAAAAAAACGTCATAGACTAGTCTCAGATTCTATAAAATATTATTCTTTAGTTACTTGAAAAGAGAAAGACGCAGTTATTAATAACTATATTACCTTCTCTTAACCTAAGAGGATATTTGTTAAGTCTCAATTCATACTTACTTTTGCAACTAGTAGTATCTAAGAGTTACAGACAAAATAATTATGAAATCGGTTTTGGCAATTATTATGCAGTTCAAATAGCAATACGACACAGCAATCAAGTTGAATTCTATGCTTCCTCATATAGAATTGGCATTAGTAACCAGATGGGTAAGAGAAAGCACCAATGACTCGATCTAACTCAGCCGCTATCGCTAACAATTCCATCTCACGCCACCGCTTCCCAACAATTTGGATTCCAATCGGCAAATCATTCTGAGTTTGGCCGATGGGGATGACCACAGCAGGATGTCCGCTAAGATTAAATGGCATGGTGTAAGCCCCGTTAGCGACACCATAGGGATAGAGTTTGCCATCGATGTCAACAGCACTCCAAGACGGACGATGGGTAAAGGTAGGAGTTGCTGCTACTGGGCAAAGCCAGACATCCCATGGTTCCAATGCCTCATCCATCTGGGTAGTAAAGCGATCGCGCTCGGTGAGGGCCTCAAAATATCCTTTTAGGCTGGGATTAAACAATTCTGGAAGTAAGCGGCTGAAATTCCCTAATTTCCGGAGTGATTTGTCGCCTTGGGTAGCAGTGCGGAAAATTAGCTCCAAACTGCGCCGCATATTATGGCGATCGATTGGTTGGGAGTATAGAGTGATATATGCTGCCATCCGCCCATAAAGGTTCAGTATTTCTGATATGTCAAAGTTTTTGGGAAGCCAACGTTCGATTTGGGCACCAGCTTGAGAAAGAGTTTGTGAGAGCGCAGCCATTGCGGCTCGAATTTCAGAAGCAACAGGAACTTCCGCCCATTCATCTATCCAAGCAATTTTGAGATTCTGCAAAGACTTACCAGAGGGAGTATCAAGTCCAATTGGGGGAACATCAGGGCGTCGGGGATCTGCACCTGCAATTAACGAAAAGCAGAGCCGAATATCTTCAAGCGCTCGTGCAAAACAACCTACTGTCATCATTTGTCGAATACACAACGGCATTCCAGGAACTTCAGGAATCTGCCCTGCTGTAGAAATGCGGCGATCGGTAGGCTTTAAACCATATACGCCACAGAAGTGAGCGGGCTGACGCACTGAACCTGCAATATCGTTGCCTAAATCTAACGGCGACAGCCCTGCGGCGACAGCTGCCGCACTACCCCCAGAACTACCGCCTGCAGTGTAGTCCAAATTCCAAGGATTATTCACCCGTGGGAACAGGGAATTTGTGCTCTGGTAATCGCCAGCCAGTTCCGCCATGTTTGTTTTTCCAAGGATGACTGCTCCTGCTGCTTTGAGTCTCGCAACGACGGTTGCATCTTGTTGAGGTATATAATCTTTCAGGGGAATGTAACCTGCTGTAGTGAGCAGCCCTGCTGTTTCAAAAATATCTTTAATCGTGACGGAGACACCGTGCAAAGCACCCCAGTTTTCACCTCTAGCGAGAGCTTCATCAGCAAGCTTGGCTCTAGCACGGGCATTGTCTTCATCCAGCGTGCAAATGGCATTCAACTTCGAGTTGTGTTTGGCAATCTGAGTTAGGTACGCATCAAGAACCTCGACAGCAGAAACAGTGCGATCGCGAATCATCCGCGCAAGCTGATAAGCGGGAGTAAAGACCAGTTCGCTCATGATTGGACGTGTCCTAAGACGCAGAGCCGTGTAAAACTGATTGTATCAATACTGAGTGAATTGATTAAATCTCAAAAACTTTTCACGTTCATTTTGCAATTTCCGACGCCTCTGAATAGGAAGAGAAATTTCAACTTCCTCCAAAGCCAGCTACGTTAGGATTGAAAAGCAGTTTTCATTAATCTTGGTTAAATTTTCTTGTTTAGTGCTGCTACTTCTTCAGGTGCTTGAGCAACTAATCGATTTCTGCTGTATAAAAAAAAGTAAACAGTTGCTATTAACATAACAATCACAATTCCCCAAATACCTGCTCGATAAGCAGGTACAAAGTAACAAGCAATCAAGGCAAAAATTGCCAGGATAGACCCAACAATTGCGCCATAAATCCCTAATGGGCTTTGATAAAGCTTTGATAAATTAAGATAACTCAACTTGAGCTTGATGTAGCTGAGCATGGCAAGAATATAGGAAATGAGCGCACCAAATACAGCCATATTTAAAATCACCGCGTCCACTGCATCACTAGCTACATCAACGACCATGACACATAACAATCCGACGACTGTACCTAAAATTAATGCCCGGTAAGGAGTATGGTTTTCACTAGTGACGGAAATCCATCGCGGTATATATCCTGCGCGGGACAGAGAAAAAATTATCCGCCCGTAACCATACATTACAGTGTGAAAGCTAGCTCCTAAGCCAATAGCTAATGAGCTTTAAATAACTTTTGGAAACATTTACGTATGAAACAATACCTTTCTT
It encodes the following:
- a CDS encoding amino acid permease; translation: MGLGASFHTVMYGYGRIIFSLSRAGYIPRWISVTSENHTPYRALILGTVVGLLCVMVVDVASDAVDAVILNMAVFGALISYILAMLSYIKLKLSYLNLSKLYQSPLGIYGAIVGSILAIFALIACYFVPAYRAGIWGIVIVMLIATVYFFLYSRNRLVAQAPEEVAALNKKI
- a CDS encoding amidase → MSELVFTPAYQLARMIRDRTVSAVEVLDAYLTQIAKHNSKLNAICTLDEDNARARAKLADEALARGENWGALHGVSVTIKDIFETAGLLTTAGYIPLKDYIPQQDATVVARLKAAGAVILGKTNMAELAGDYQSTNSLFPRVNNPWNLDYTAGGSSGGSAAAVAAGLSPLDLGNDIAGSVRQPAHFCGVYGLKPTDRRISTAGQIPEVPGMPLCIRQMMTVGCFARALEDIRLCFSLIAGADPRRPDVPPIGLDTPSGKSLQNLKIAWIDEWAEVPVASEIRAAMAALSQTLSQAGAQIERWLPKNFDISEILNLYGRMAAYITLYSQPIDRHNMRRSLELIFRTATQGDKSLRKLGNFSRLLPELFNPSLKGYFEALTERDRFTTQMDEALEPWDVWLCPVAATPTFTHRPSWSAVDIDGKLYPYGVANGAYTMPFNLSGHPAVVIPIGQTQNDLPIGIQIVGKRWREMELLAIAAELDRVIGAFSYPSGY